From Sphingomonas bisphenolicum, one genomic window encodes:
- a CDS encoding alpha/beta hydrolase: MNQIRQSIAAMGTDLGPDILAQCRALFDADQSALREQVPVTVADIAYGPHERHRLDLYRPQGSNLAPVLVFVHGGGFLKGDKGGVDAWPNANVGRMAAQAGFVGGVINYRLAPDNVWPAGSEDVAAVVAWLKAHAAQHGGDPERIVLMGTSAGSVHVAGYLKLAGVRDIRAAILLSGLYGYTPLDERDTYYYGDPALYPDRMPLDAVASTSLPLFLACAEFDPPRFQAEFLGLMQDRRTRHGAMPRAFIHSGHNHYSMAMHLGTADRRLSDEICAFVRETTKS, from the coding sequence ATGAACCAGATCAGACAATCGATCGCCGCCATGGGCACCGACCTTGGCCCGGACATTCTCGCGCAATGTCGCGCCCTGTTCGATGCCGACCAATCCGCCCTGCGCGAGCAGGTGCCGGTGACGGTCGCGGATATCGCCTATGGCCCGCATGAGCGACATCGCCTCGACCTGTATCGGCCGCAGGGCAGCAATCTGGCGCCCGTCCTCGTCTTCGTCCACGGCGGCGGCTTCCTCAAGGGCGACAAGGGCGGCGTCGATGCCTGGCCCAACGCAAATGTCGGTCGCATGGCGGCACAGGCCGGGTTTGTGGGGGGCGTCATCAACTATCGCCTCGCACCGGACAATGTCTGGCCTGCCGGATCGGAAGATGTCGCGGCCGTCGTCGCCTGGCTCAAGGCCCATGCGGCGCAACATGGCGGCGATCCGGAGCGGATCGTGCTGATGGGCACGTCCGCCGGTTCGGTGCATGTGGCGGGCTATCTGAAACTGGCCGGCGTCCGCGATATTCGCGCCGCAATCCTGCTCTCAGGTCTCTACGGCTACACGCCGCTCGATGAGCGCGACACATATTATTATGGCGACCCGGCGCTCTATCCCGACCGGATGCCGCTGGATGCGGTCGCCTCCACCAGCCTGCCCCTGTTCCTGGCCTGCGCCGAGTTCGATCCGCCGCGCTTTCAGGCCGAGTTTCTGGGGCTGATGCAGGATCGCCGCACCCGCCACGGCGCCATGCCGCGGGCCTTCATCCATTCGGGCCACAACCATTACAGCATGGCCATGCACCTTGGCACCGCCGACCGGCGGCTATCGGACGAAATCTGCGCTTTCGTGCGCGAAACCACCAAATCATAA
- a CDS encoding TonB-dependent receptor encodes MRNFISIAALASASVIALTAPAMAQDAAAPEQAAPDANSDIIVTAQRKAEKVTEVPISITVANQAQLERQQVNTVNDLSRIAPSLEIQQAPGQNTGGGGAIRGIGTQTFSAGAVASVGVVVDQVSQGNANISDLFDVSRIEVLKGPQGTLFGLTTSAGVINITTNAPDPNGFSARVRTELSDAGTAGSKFGNQVIQGVVNIPLASNAAIRVSGVTNLRQGVNRNTLTGNYNDNDRYGLRGRLLWEPTERLTANLIGDYSKSRAENGGDFFTFVKTSGPGTALGGLLQDGQGITARLASCGVTPGEGNRNYCSSSAYVGRSENYGGSLQIDYEADPFTLTSVTAYRKSNETGFGAATDVFRGEPLELQVGNGAVNRRLSLFTQEFRVSSPADQFLEYTLGAFYSNQKQLRDPETLSVSVVPFPGFVIPIVRNPGADVAIKDESLAFFGQGTFHLSPSLRLIAGGRYTTDRLSLDYYNYAIPADPFTRTVLDVQKFSWRLGAQYDLDQRTMVYATASRGFKGGQIATPSAPLQPFVVLPEIPMAYEAGLKSTLFGGWVADLSVFYQKIKNFQAQQCTVDSTAVISCVQTNIDGVKSRGAEINFFGKVFDGLSLNTGFIYAKATYPKGFIGTDGTDIGSSQLAYAPKYKFTLSGEYEVPVTSRFNGFLAADTVWKSRVRYEANSNSETTFRSHWLVGGRIGVRTEDNRYSVAVFGRNLFDVHEPSLMQSSFPYTTDSGEQNIGAIYGPQSFRQVGISFDAKF; translated from the coding sequence ATGCGTAACTTCATTTCGATCGCGGCGCTCGCCAGTGCCAGTGTCATCGCGCTGACGGCGCCCGCCATGGCCCAGGATGCTGCTGCGCCTGAGCAGGCGGCGCCCGACGCCAATTCGGACATCATCGTCACCGCTCAGCGCAAGGCCGAGAAGGTGACGGAGGTACCCATTTCCATCACCGTCGCCAACCAGGCCCAACTGGAACGGCAGCAGGTCAATACGGTCAACGACCTCAGCCGCATCGCGCCGTCGCTGGAAATCCAGCAGGCGCCCGGCCAGAATACCGGCGGCGGCGGCGCGATCCGTGGCATCGGGACCCAGACTTTCTCGGCCGGCGCGGTCGCTTCGGTCGGCGTCGTCGTCGATCAGGTGAGCCAAGGCAATGCCAACATCTCCGACCTGTTCGACGTGTCGCGGATCGAAGTGCTCAAGGGGCCGCAGGGCACGCTCTTCGGCCTCACCACCTCGGCCGGTGTCATCAATATCACCACCAACGCGCCCGATCCCAACGGCTTTTCTGCGCGCGTCCGCACCGAATTGTCGGATGCCGGCACTGCCGGTTCCAAATTCGGCAATCAGGTGATTCAGGGCGTGGTCAACATCCCGCTGGCGTCGAACGCGGCCATTCGTGTGTCGGGCGTCACCAACCTGCGCCAGGGCGTCAACCGCAATACACTGACTGGTAACTACAACGACAATGACCGTTATGGTCTGCGCGGTCGCCTGCTCTGGGAACCGACCGAGCGGCTGACCGCCAACCTGATCGGCGACTATAGCAAGAGCCGGGCTGAAAATGGCGGCGACTTCTTTACCTTCGTCAAGACCAGCGGACCGGGCACGGCACTGGGCGGCCTGCTCCAGGATGGCCAAGGCATTACGGCGCGCCTTGCAAGCTGCGGTGTGACGCCGGGCGAGGGCAATCGCAACTATTGCTCCAGCAGTGCCTATGTCGGTCGTTCGGAAAATTACGGCGGTTCGCTTCAGATCGATTATGAAGCCGATCCGTTCACACTGACCTCCGTCACCGCCTATCGCAAATCGAACGAGACCGGCTTTGGCGCAGCGACCGACGTGTTCCGCGGCGAGCCGCTGGAACTGCAGGTCGGCAATGGCGCCGTGAATCGTCGGCTCAGCCTGTTCACGCAGGAATTCCGGGTGTCTTCGCCTGCGGACCAGTTCCTGGAATATACGCTCGGCGCCTTCTATTCGAACCAGAAGCAGTTGCGCGATCCCGAAACCCTGTCGGTCTCGGTCGTGCCGTTCCCCGGCTTCGTCATTCCCATCGTGCGGAATCCTGGTGCCGACGTCGCAATCAAGGACGAATCGCTCGCCTTCTTCGGTCAGGGCACCTTCCATCTGTCGCCCAGCCTGCGCCTGATCGCCGGTGGTCGCTACACCACCGACCGCCTGTCGCTCGACTATTATAACTATGCGATTCCCGCCGATCCGTTCACCAGGACGGTCCTCGACGTTCAGAAATTCTCGTGGCGTCTGGGCGCGCAATATGACCTCGACCAGCGGACGATGGTCTATGCGACCGCATCGCGCGGCTTCAAAGGGGGCCAGATCGCAACCCCGTCGGCCCCGCTCCAGCCGTTCGTCGTGCTGCCGGAAATTCCGATGGCCTATGAAGCGGGGCTCAAGAGCACCCTGTTCGGCGGCTGGGTGGCGGACCTCAGCGTCTTCTATCAGAAGATCAAGAACTTCCAGGCGCAACAATGCACGGTCGATAGCACAGCGGTCATCTCCTGCGTGCAGACCAACATCGATGGCGTGAAGTCCCGCGGCGCGGAAATCAACTTCTTCGGCAAGGTGTTCGACGGCCTGTCGCTGAACACCGGCTTCATCTATGCCAAGGCGACCTATCCGAAGGGCTTTATCGGCACTGATGGGACTGACATCGGCAGCAGCCAATTGGCCTATGCCCCGAAATATAAGTTCACCCTGTCTGGCGAATATGAAGTGCCTGTCACCAGCCGCTTCAACGGTTTCCTGGCCGCGGATACGGTCTGGAAGTCGCGGGTCCGCTATGAAGCCAATTCGAACAGCGAAACCACCTTCCGTTCGCACTGGCTGGTCGGCGGTCGCATCGGCGTCCGTACCGAGGATAATCGCTACAGCGTCGCGGTGTTCGGCCGCAACCTGTTCGACGTGCACGAGCCCTCGCTGATGCAGAGCAGTTTCCCCTATACCACCGATAGCGGGGAGCAGAATATCGGCGCCATCTACGGTCCGCAGTCCTTCCGTCAGGTCGGTATCAGCTTCGACGCCAAATTCTGA
- a CDS encoding fumarylacetoacetate hydrolase family protein → MTRFVSFRRPDGTPSFGRQDGETIVELATDATPSLKAALSDGSLSMLADGASFAAADVVLLPVIPDPAKILCVGLNYAEHVKETGREQKAHPAIFVRYADSLVADGQPLVKPRVTERFDYEGELAVVIGKPCHKVVAADAWAYVAGYACFNDGSARDWQRHNIQFTPGKTFPGTGGFGPALVTADAIEDLGALRVQTRLNGELVQDQPIADMIWDIPTVIAYISAFTPLAPGDVIATGTPGGVGDKRTPPLYMKAGDKVEVAIGAIGTLTNRIIDEQ, encoded by the coding sequence GTGACCCGATTTGTAAGCTTCCGCCGCCCCGACGGCACCCCCAGCTTCGGTCGCCAGGATGGCGAGACGATCGTGGAACTGGCGACCGATGCGACGCCCAGCCTGAAGGCGGCGCTGAGCGACGGCAGCCTGTCGATGCTGGCCGACGGCGCGTCCTTCGCCGCCGCCGATGTCGTGCTGCTGCCGGTCATCCCCGATCCTGCCAAGATATTGTGCGTCGGCTTGAACTATGCCGAACATGTCAAGGAAACCGGCCGCGAGCAGAAGGCGCATCCCGCGATCTTCGTGCGCTATGCCGACAGTCTGGTCGCCGACGGCCAGCCGCTGGTGAAGCCCCGCGTGACCGAGCGCTTCGATTATGAGGGCGAACTGGCGGTCGTCATCGGCAAGCCGTGCCACAAGGTCGTCGCCGCCGACGCCTGGGCCTATGTCGCGGGCTATGCCTGCTTCAACGACGGGTCCGCGCGCGACTGGCAGCGTCACAATATCCAGTTCACGCCTGGCAAGACTTTCCCCGGCACCGGCGGTTTCGGCCCCGCGCTGGTGACGGCGGACGCAATCGAAGACCTTGGCGCGCTCCGCGTCCAGACCCGCCTCAACGGCGAACTGGTGCAGGATCAGCCGATCGCCGACATGATCTGGGATATCCCCACGGTCATCGCATATATCAGCGCCTTCACGCCGCTCGCCCCCGGCGACGTTATCGCCACAGGCACCCCCGGCGGCGTCGGCGATAAGCGCACCCCGCCGCTCTACATGAAAGCCGGCGACAAGGTGGAAGTCGCCATCGGCGCCATCGGTACGCTCACCAACCGCATCATCGACGAACAATAA
- a CDS encoding VOC family protein has product MKLRSIELAMPGAADAAAFMTDIWGMAPADVVGNIHYLRGSGSFPYLVALEESADSYVRSTTFVCTADRLEQLKRAVSAAGLTAAPATSDDLGGGHGIIVELAEGELLRFLVDAAEVAPIEGHDLPVKLTHVVFNSADAEATGHLVQDALGFRVSDRTKGMVFVRCNDSHHSTAFARAGFASLNHIAFEMEDLDAVMRGIGRLRDQDMAPAWGPGRHGPGANVFAYFIAPFGPVIEFSTAVNKVPDDYQAGAPEDWTWPEKRIDQWGMSDKDFGGLRAAEEKFRHRRDWEAAPLDA; this is encoded by the coding sequence ATGAAATTACGCAGCATCGAACTGGCGATGCCCGGCGCGGCGGACGCCGCCGCGTTCATGACCGACATTTGGGGCATGGCGCCGGCGGACGTCGTCGGCAATATCCATTATCTGCGCGGATCGGGCAGCTTCCCCTATCTGGTGGCACTGGAGGAATCAGCCGACAGCTATGTCCGCTCGACCACCTTCGTCTGTACCGCCGACCGGCTGGAGCAGCTCAAGCGCGCGGTCAGCGCAGCGGGCCTGACCGCCGCGCCCGCCACTTCTGATGATTTGGGCGGCGGCCACGGCATCATCGTCGAACTGGCCGAGGGTGAACTGCTGCGCTTCCTGGTCGACGCGGCGGAAGTGGCGCCGATCGAGGGGCATGACCTGCCGGTCAAGCTCACCCATGTCGTCTTCAACAGCGCTGACGCAGAAGCGACCGGCCATCTGGTCCAGGATGCGCTGGGCTTCCGCGTGTCGGACCGGACGAAGGGCATGGTCTTCGTGCGCTGCAACGACTCGCATCATTCGACCGCCTTCGCGCGCGCAGGCTTCGCGTCGCTCAACCATATCGCCTTCGAGATGGAGGATCTGGACGCGGTGATGCGCGGCATCGGTCGCCTGCGCGATCAGGACATGGCCCCGGCCTGGGGTCCGGGTCGTCATGGCCCGGGCGCCAATGTCTTCGCCTATTTCATCGCCCCCTTTGGCCCGGTCATCGAATTTTCGACTGCGGTGAACAAAGTGCCCGACGATTATCAGGCCGGCGCGCCCGAGGACTGGACCTGGCCCGAAAAGCGGATCGACCAGTGGGGCATGTCCGACAAGGATTTCGGCGGCCTGCGCGCCGCCGAGGAGAAATTCCGTCATCGCCGCGACTGGGAGGCCGCGCCGCTTGACGCTTGA
- a CDS encoding GlcG/HbpS family heme-binding protein, whose translation MSLTLAQARTIIDTALDKARADGAQPLALVVLDAGAHPVATVREDGASLFRFDIAKAKATGALGMGADTRLLAVRAAANPLFFQSVVAATGGRLALSPGGVLIRDVEGTVIGAVGISGDTGDCDEACAIAGILAAGLSHGDVQ comes from the coding sequence ATGAGCCTTACTCTCGCCCAGGCGCGCACGATTATCGACACAGCGCTGGACAAGGCCCGCGCCGATGGCGCGCAGCCGCTTGCCCTGGTCGTGCTGGACGCGGGTGCGCACCCTGTTGCCACCGTGCGCGAGGATGGCGCCAGCCTGTTCCGCTTCGACATAGCGAAGGCCAAGGCCACAGGCGCGCTGGGCATGGGGGCGGACACCCGGCTTCTGGCCGTGCGCGCCGCTGCCAACCCCCTATTCTTTCAGAGCGTCGTCGCCGCCACCGGTGGTCGGCTCGCTTTGTCGCCCGGCGGCGTGCTGATCCGTGACGTGGAAGGAACGGTGATCGGCGCCGTCGGGATCAGCGGCGACACCGGCGATTGCGACGAAGCCTGCGCCATCGCCGGTATCCTCGCCGCCGGCCTTTCCCACGGAGACGTGCAATGA
- a CDS encoding bifunctional 3-(3-hydroxy-phenyl)propionate/3-hydroxycinnamic acid hydroxylase has translation MFDVAIIGCGPVGAFAANLLGKSGLSVLVIEQEAHPYPLPRAVHLDHEMMRLFQSAGVIDRVASDMRDTEGHLHVGADHGVIRYMGTVGRARPFSWSNDYFFYQPELEDRLREALADYPNITVQLGIAFEGLEQDESGVTLRLSGGQAEQARYVIACDGSRSAVRKALDVRLDDLDFEEPWLVVDAEVDGPVRFPDLWGVPDAADLQKLSVMMCDPERPATIVPGRGNHRRWEFMLLPGEDDQAMMAPDAVAALVAPYLSGVPHKVVRAATYRFHGLIAERWRMGGVFLAGDAAHQTPPFFGQGMCHGLRDVANLAWKLEAVLKDHAPDALLDSYQPERDPHVRAVIAAAVGAGRYICMLDPQAAAERDAAMREAAKGAQHGTAADLIPAIAAGIIAGDTPGAGERFIQPRVGNRLLDDVTGGGWRLFTRTPIDRADVTVIDLARLDDQGAIAAWLADRNADAVLVRPDHYVFGTGKPSDLIARRAALIAGVPRQEIAA, from the coding sequence ATGTTCGACGTTGCGATCATCGGCTGCGGGCCGGTGGGGGCCTTTGCGGCCAATTTACTGGGCAAATCCGGCCTGTCTGTCCTAGTGATCGAGCAGGAGGCGCATCCCTATCCGCTGCCCCGCGCGGTCCATCTGGACCATGAAATGATGCGGCTGTTCCAGTCGGCCGGCGTGATCGATCGGGTGGCGAGCGACATGCGCGACACCGAAGGCCATCTGCATGTCGGCGCCGACCATGGCGTCATCCGCTATATGGGGACGGTCGGCCGGGCGCGCCCGTTTAGCTGGTCCAACGACTATTTCTTCTACCAGCCCGAACTGGAGGATCGTCTCCGCGAGGCGCTGGCCGATTATCCCAATATAACTGTCCAACTCGGCATCGCATTTGAAGGGCTGGAACAGGATGAAAGCGGCGTCACGCTGCGCCTGTCGGGTGGCCAGGCGGAGCAGGCCCGCTATGTCATCGCGTGCGACGGATCGCGCAGCGCGGTGCGCAAGGCGCTGGACGTCCGCCTTGACGATCTGGATTTCGAAGAGCCCTGGCTGGTGGTCGATGCCGAAGTCGATGGCCCGGTGCGCTTCCCCGACCTGTGGGGCGTCCCTGACGCCGCCGACCTGCAAAAGCTGTCGGTGATGATGTGCGATCCCGAACGCCCGGCGACGATCGTGCCGGGGCGCGGCAATCACCGCCGCTGGGAATTCATGCTGCTGCCGGGCGAAGACGATCAGGCGATGATGGCGCCCGATGCGGTCGCTGCCCTTGTCGCACCCTATCTCTCCGGGGTTCCGCACAAGGTGGTGCGCGCGGCGACCTATCGCTTTCATGGACTGATCGCCGAGCGGTGGCGGATGGGCGGCGTCTTCCTGGCCGGCGATGCCGCGCACCAGACGCCGCCCTTTTTCGGGCAGGGCATGTGCCATGGCCTGCGCGATGTCGCGAACCTCGCCTGGAAACTGGAAGCAGTGCTGAAGGACCATGCACCCGACGCCTTGCTCGACAGCTACCAGCCTGAACGCGATCCCCATGTTCGCGCCGTCATCGCCGCCGCCGTGGGCGCGGGCCGCTATATCTGTATGCTTGACCCGCAGGCGGCCGCCGAGCGCGATGCGGCGATGCGCGAAGCCGCAAAGGGTGCGCAACATGGCACCGCCGCCGACCTGATCCCCGCCATCGCCGCCGGCATCATCGCCGGCGATACGCCGGGCGCTGGCGAACGCTTCATCCAGCCGCGCGTCGGCAACCGGCTGCTCGACGACGTGACGGGCGGCGGCTGGCGTCTCTTCACCCGGACCCCGATCGACAGGGCCGACGTGACCGTCATCGACCTCGCGCGACTGGACGACCAGGGCGCGATCGCCGCCTGGCTGGCCGATCGCAACGCCGACGCCGTGCTGGTCCGGCCCGACCATTATGTCTTCGGCACCGGCAAGCCGTCGGACCTCATCGCCCGCCGCGCCGCCCTGATCGCCGGCGTCCCTCGACAGGAGATTGCCGCATGA
- a CDS encoding amidohydrolase family protein: MRHIIRNIAIFDGTGSAPVAGAVVIEDDRIAAVLHDNAAIAAIAAVEADNVIDGQGGTLMPGMVDSHTHLTWGSSIEKIYHQFILPPEELKVAAWRNARVLLDHGYTSLYSAGALGDQIEPELARAIEAGETPGPRLVPSTLERSPEGEEGVETGDVFNGRGPDAMRAFVAYCAAEGVKSLKLVISGEDALKPGSSGDILYTDAEMLAAGEAARDAGLWIATHAYSPRAITLALEAGARILYHCSFADDAAIDAMAAKKDDIFYAPGPGVSVAALEASPPPHINMSSMKASAAERLELEKVLVPKLKARGVRILPGGDYGFPFNPHGRNARDLEHFVTYYGFTPAEALSAATMLGGQLMGQPVGQVKPGYLADLLLIDGDPTQDVRIMQDANHIKMIMLGGRMHKSPAAQPVTA; the protein is encoded by the coding sequence GTGCGGCACATCATCCGCAACATCGCTATCTTCGACGGTACGGGCAGCGCCCCGGTCGCCGGAGCGGTGGTCATAGAAGATGACAGGATCGCAGCCGTCCTGCATGACAACGCCGCCATCGCCGCCATCGCCGCGGTCGAAGCGGACAATGTGATCGACGGTCAGGGCGGCACGCTGATGCCCGGCATGGTCGATTCCCATACCCATCTCACCTGGGGCAGCTCGATCGAGAAAATCTATCACCAGTTCATCCTGCCGCCCGAAGAGTTGAAGGTCGCCGCCTGGCGCAATGCCCGGGTGCTGCTCGACCATGGCTATACCAGCCTCTATTCGGCCGGCGCGCTGGGCGACCAGATCGAGCCCGAACTGGCCCGCGCGATCGAAGCGGGCGAAACCCCCGGTCCCCGTCTCGTTCCTTCGACGCTGGAGCGCAGCCCCGAAGGTGAGGAAGGGGTCGAAACCGGAGACGTGTTCAACGGCCGCGGTCCCGACGCGATGCGCGCCTTCGTCGCCTATTGCGCAGCGGAAGGGGTGAAGTCGCTCAAGCTCGTCATTTCCGGCGAAGACGCGCTGAAGCCCGGATCGTCGGGCGACATTCTATACACCGACGCGGAAATGCTGGCGGCTGGCGAAGCCGCCAGGGATGCAGGGCTGTGGATCGCCACCCACGCCTATTCGCCCCGCGCCATCACCCTCGCGCTCGAAGCGGGTGCGCGCATCCTCTATCATTGCTCCTTCGCCGACGATGCCGCGATCGACGCGATGGCGGCAAAGAAGGACGACATCTTCTACGCTCCCGGCCCCGGCGTCTCGGTCGCCGCGCTGGAAGCCTCGCCGCCGCCGCATATCAACATGAGTTCCATGAAGGCCAGCGCGGCCGAGCGTCTGGAACTGGAGAAAGTCCTGGTTCCCAAGCTGAAGGCGCGGGGCGTACGTATCCTGCCCGGCGGCGACTATGGCTTTCCCTTCAATCCCCATGGCCGCAACGCCCGCGACCTGGAGCATTTCGTCACCTATTATGGCTTCACCCCGGCCGAGGCATTGAGCGCCGCGACCATGCTGGGCGGGCAGCTGATGGGACAGCCAGTTGGACAGGTGAAGCCGGGTTATCTGGCCGACCTGCTGCTGATCGACGGCGACCCGACGCAGGATGTCCGCATCATGCAGGATGCCAATCATATCAAGATGATCATGCTGGGCGGGCGGATGCATAAATCGCCCGCAGCGCAGCCCGTGACCGCCTGA
- a CDS encoding LysR family transcriptional regulator, producing MIDPRAIRTFLAVCRANSISGGARALNISQPSVSNAIAQLEQSLGVSLFERSRSGIRLTPEGQALLRRAEAMDSLLADVQAEVQLASRGIVGPLRIGGTPGALVSLLPDAVHRLEARIGRFALHVVERPDHDLAAMLHRGDIELAFVTTGIDEPPEGIEERTFSRDPFALIVGKQNDHLPASLSLRDTALMRWVLPEARGAFRRQVDALFMAADIPVPQDIIRCDSLLTTKAMVRGSQRVTILPMQVASAELSIGVLRAITIEEAAFPRSIGVRMLAGGRLSRLGDALLDVLIHSSKL from the coding sequence ATGATCGACCCGCGCGCGATCCGCACCTTCCTGGCGGTGTGCCGCGCCAACAGCATCAGCGGCGGCGCGCGTGCGCTCAACATTTCGCAGCCGTCGGTGTCGAATGCCATCGCGCAACTGGAGCAGTCGCTGGGCGTCTCGCTGTTCGAACGCTCGCGTAGCGGGATCCGGCTCACGCCGGAAGGGCAGGCGCTGCTCCGCCGCGCCGAGGCGATGGACAGCCTTCTCGCCGATGTGCAGGCGGAAGTGCAACTCGCCAGCCGCGGCATTGTCGGACCGTTGCGGATCGGCGGCACACCCGGCGCGCTGGTCAGCCTGTTGCCCGACGCGGTACACCGGCTGGAGGCGCGGATCGGCCGCTTCGCGCTGCATGTCGTGGAGCGGCCCGACCATGATCTGGCCGCGATGCTCCATCGCGGCGACATCGAACTCGCCTTCGTCACCACCGGCATCGACGAACCGCCGGAGGGCATAGAGGAGCGGACTTTCTCCCGCGATCCCTTCGCCCTGATCGTGGGCAAGCAGAACGACCATCTCCCCGCCAGCCTGTCGTTGCGCGACACTGCGCTGATGCGCTGGGTCTTGCCCGAAGCGCGCGGCGCTTTCCGCCGGCAGGTGGACGCCCTGTTCATGGCCGCCGACATTCCCGTGCCGCAGGACATAATCCGCTGCGATTCCCTGCTCACCACCAAGGCGATGGTGCGGGGCAGCCAGCGCGTCACCATCTTGCCGATGCAGGTCGCGTCAGCCGAACTGTCGATTGGCGTACTGCGCGCCATCACCATCGAGGAAGCCGCCTTTCCACGCAGCATCGGCGTACGGATGCTGGCAGGCGGGCGGCTGTCCCGACTGGGCGATGCGCTGCTCGACGTTCTTATTCATAGCTCCAAGCTATGA
- a CDS encoding threonine ammonia-lyase, which yields MDRQPAVTIEAIIDAVRIIAPAAVRTPLLENHALNDRLGRRVLLKFEGAQRTGSFKFRGAYNRLARLDAQQRAAGVVAWSSGNHAQGVAAAAQLLAMPATIVMPADAPAIKLANTRALGAEVVTYDRHSESREEIATALARSRGATLVPSFDDPFIIAGQGTAGLEILDQAAEAGAIIGQILVCCGGGGLTAGIATAVKARAPDIAVYTVEPADFDDTARSLASGVRESIASDARSICDALMAPSPGAMTFPINRALLSGGLVVSDDQVRDAMRFAFSTLKLVVEPGGAVALAAMLHDLAPSCDGASVVLLSGSNVDPAAYAAIIGGGPA from the coding sequence ATGGACCGACAGCCCGCCGTCACGATCGAGGCCATCATCGACGCCGTCCGCATCATCGCCCCTGCGGCGGTGCGCACGCCGCTGCTAGAAAATCATGCGCTCAACGACCGGCTGGGCCGCCGTGTCCTGCTGAAGTTCGAAGGGGCGCAGCGTACCGGATCGTTCAAGTTCCGCGGCGCTTACAACCGCCTCGCCCGCCTTGATGCGCAGCAGCGGGCGGCCGGCGTCGTTGCCTGGTCGTCGGGCAATCACGCCCAGGGCGTAGCCGCTGCGGCCCAACTGCTCGCCATGCCGGCGACCATCGTGATGCCCGCCGATGCACCCGCGATCAAACTGGCCAATACCCGCGCGCTGGGGGCGGAGGTCGTCACCTATGACCGCCACAGCGAAAGTCGCGAAGAAATCGCCACCGCACTGGCACGCAGCCGGGGCGCGACGCTCGTGCCGTCCTTCGACGATCCTTTCATCATCGCAGGGCAGGGGACGGCTGGCCTTGAAATCCTCGACCAGGCGGCGGAGGCGGGTGCCATCATCGGCCAGATTCTCGTCTGTTGCGGCGGCGGCGGCCTGACCGCTGGCATCGCGACGGCGGTGAAGGCGCGTGCGCCTGATATCGCCGTATATACCGTAGAACCCGCCGATTTCGACGATACCGCCCGGTCGCTCGCCAGCGGCGTGCGCGAAAGCATAGCGTCGGACGCCCGCAGCATCTGCGACGCGCTGATGGCGCCCAGTCCCGGCGCGATGACCTTCCCGATCAACCGGGCGCTGCTGTCCGGCGGCCTCGTCGTCAGCGACGATCAGGTGCGCGACGCCATGCGCTTCGCCTTTTCCACGCTCAAGCTGGTGGTGGAGCCGGGTGGGGCGGTCGCGCTGGCGGCGATGCTCCATGACCTCGCGCCGTCGTGCGATGGCGCGAGTGTCGTCCTGCTGTCCGGCAGCAATGTCGACCCCGCAGCCTATGCGGCGATTATCGGCGGTGGTCCGGCATGA
- the cobA gene encoding uroporphyrinogen-III C-methyltransferase, which produces MQQNDLSDDLIAPGEVWLVGAGPGDPDLLTRKAEKLIAAAQIVFYDALVGPAVLDLIPMGVERVSVGKRSGRHSKDQRTIDEMLVSAALAGKRIVRLKGGDPAIFARATEEIAALRAVGASVRICPGITAASAVAASAGISLSLRGVARRVQFITAHSRRGQALDLDWNALADPACTLAVYMGRDAAPELSQALIKAGLPGATPVLITCDASLPDERRLRTRLDLLPLVASAFAEDRPALILIGEAVAHADATVPAAALEAHPAVL; this is translated from the coding sequence ATGCAGCAGAATGATCTGTCCGATGACTTGATCGCGCCGGGTGAGGTTTGGCTGGTCGGTGCCGGGCCGGGCGACCCGGACCTTCTGACCCGTAAGGCGGAAAAGCTTATCGCGGCGGCGCAGATCGTCTTCTATGACGCACTGGTCGGCCCGGCCGTCCTCGACCTGATTCCGATGGGCGTAGAGCGGGTCAGCGTAGGAAAACGTTCGGGACGTCATTCCAAGGACCAGCGAACGATAGACGAGATGCTCGTTTCTGCTGCGCTGGCAGGGAAGCGGATTGTGCGGTTGAAGGGAGGCGACCCCGCGATATTTGCGCGCGCGACAGAGGAGATAGCCGCTCTGCGCGCTGTAGGTGCCAGCGTGCGCATCTGTCCGGGCATAACTGCCGCCAGTGCGGTCGCCGCTTCGGCTGGCATCTCCCTTTCGCTGAGGGGGGTGGCGCGCCGCGTTCAGTTCATAACGGCGCATAGCCGTAGAGGGCAGGCATTGGATTTGGATTGGAACGCATTGGCTGACCCTGCCTGTACGCTTGCCGTCTACATGGGTAGAGACGCCGCGCCTGAACTGAGCCAGGCGCTGATCAAGGCAGGATTGCCTGGGGCAACGCCCGTCCTCATCACTTGTGACGCGTCGCTGCCTGACGAACGGCGACTACGCACCCGGCTCGATCTGCTGCCGCTCGTTGCGTCTGCATTTGCAGAAGATCGGCCTGCGCTCATACTGATCGGGGAGGCGGTGGCTCATGCGGATGCCACTGTACCTGCCGCTGCCCTCGAAGCTCATCCTGCCGTCTTATAG